The following is a genomic window from Planctomycetota bacterium.
TGCAGCGTCTCGCGTCGAACCATCTACCGCGACCTCAACATGATCGAGGCCGCCGGCATCCCCTTCTACTACGACCGCAAAGACGGCGGATACCAGATCCACCAGACCGGCTTCCTGCCGCCCATCAACCT
Proteins encoded in this region:
- a CDS encoding HTH domain-containing protein; its protein translation is MDVGRLHRVLKIITLLEGRRFFNADELAAECSVSRRTIYRDLNMIEAAGIPFYYDRKDGGYQIHQTGFLPPINL